From a region of the Candidatus Zixiibacteriota bacterium genome:
- a CDS encoding class I SAM-dependent methyltransferase, with protein sequence MNEEKDWHEQDEFWELYEEVFFNPDRVEAATDEAAKIIALTEVLPGARVLDLCCGIGRHSIEFARRGFKVTAVDRTKRYLERAHRSADEAGVDIEFIESDMREFVRPNEFDLVLNMFTSFGYFEDATDDTQVAGQIMASLKPGGALILDSMGKEILARIFQPRSWERIGNTTVIEERWVTQNWGWIENRWMLIRDDKIYHHAISHRLYAASEYIRLFKDAGASEAVCYGNLDGESYDHKARRLVLLARK encoded by the coding sequence ATGAATGAAGAGAAAGATTGGCACGAACAGGATGAGTTCTGGGAACTCTACGAGGAGGTCTTTTTCAATCCTGACCGGGTTGAGGCTGCCACCGATGAGGCGGCGAAGATTATCGCCCTGACCGAAGTCCTACCCGGGGCGCGAGTGCTCGACCTCTGCTGTGGTATCGGGCGGCATTCCATCGAGTTTGCCCGGCGCGGTTTCAAAGTAACCGCAGTCGACCGCACTAAACGTTATCTCGAGCGGGCTCATCGTTCGGCTGATGAGGCCGGTGTCGATATCGAGTTTATCGAGTCCGACATGCGCGAGTTCGTACGGCCGAACGAATTCGACCTGGTCCTGAACATGTTTACCTCGTTCGGGTATTTCGAGGACGCTACCGACGACACCCAGGTCGCCGGTCAGATTATGGCGTCGCTCAAGCCGGGCGGTGCGCTCATACTCGATTCGATGGGCAAAGAGATCCTCGCTCGTATTTTCCAACCCCGATCATGGGAACGGATCGGCAACACCACCGTTATCGAAGAGCGCTGGGTTACTCAAAACTGGGGCTGGATCGAAAACCGCTGGATGTTGATTCGCGACGACAAAATCTACCATCACGCCATCTCCCACCGTTTGTACGCCGCGAGCGAATATATCCGGCTCTTCAAGGACGCCGGAGCTTCGGAAGCCGTATGCTACGGCAACCTGGACGGG
- a CDS encoding DinB family protein: protein MFTTLKEFEEDWNHESTSTLKMLNALTDTSLSQPVVDGHRTLGRIAWHIVTTIPEMADKMGIPLDSVKEDAPVPATAKEITDAYLKVSKELIDRIKLDWDDDTLQTEVDMYGERWKRTFGLKACIEHQIHHRGQMTVLMRQAGVRVPGTYGPAKEDWEENGMEPPQV, encoded by the coding sequence ATGTTTACTACTCTCAAAGAGTTCGAGGAAGACTGGAATCACGAGTCCACCTCGACATTGAAGATGCTGAACGCTCTCACCGATACTTCCCTGAGTCAGCCGGTGGTCGACGGCCACCGCACGCTCGGTCGCATTGCCTGGCATATCGTCACCACCATTCCCGAAATGGCCGACAAGATGGGCATTCCGCTCGACTCGGTCAAAGAGGACGCCCCGGTCCCGGCTACGGCCAAAGAGATCACCGACGCCTATCTGAAGGTCTCCAAAGAACTGATCGACCGCATCAAGCTGGATTGGGACGACGACACCCTCCAGACCGAAGTGGACATGTACGGCGAGCGCTGGAAACGGACCTTCGGCCTCAAGGCTTGTATCGAACACCAGATTCACCATCGCGGCCAGATGACCGTGCTGATGCGCCAGGCCGGCGTGCGCGTCCCCGGAACCTATGGTCCGGCTAAGGAGGACTGGGAAGAAAACGGTATGGAGCCGCCGCAGGTATAA
- a CDS encoding aldo/keto reductase family protein, with protein sequence MKYRRIGKSGLKISEISLGAWLTYGGTVQQETTTDIVAAAIDHGVNFIDIADIYSKGAAEEQIGQAIQGRQRSDLVISSKLFWPMSKNVNDRGLSRKHIMESVEKSLRRIGTDYLDIYFCHRFDPHTEVEETVRAIDDLIRQGKILYWGTSVWSSAQIERAVGLADRFGAYRPIVEQPRYNVIDRHIEEDVLGTCEHYGLGLTVWSPLAQGLLTGKYRNGAPEGSRGATSEWLKEDLKPENIERVNRLEAVARDLGVSLSQLALAWVLRLDQVSCAITGATKVEHVLDNVKASEIELTAETIKAIDRALAHKE encoded by the coding sequence ATGAAATATCGCCGCATCGGTAAAAGCGGTCTCAAAATCTCCGAAATCTCCCTCGGCGCCTGGCTGACCTACGGCGGCACGGTCCAGCAGGAAACGACGACCGACATCGTCGCGGCCGCGATCGACCACGGCGTCAACTTCATCGACATCGCCGACATCTACTCCAAAGGCGCGGCCGAGGAGCAAATCGGCCAGGCGATCCAGGGCCGCCAACGCTCCGACCTCGTGATCTCCTCCAAGCTCTTCTGGCCCATGTCCAAAAACGTCAACGACCGCGGCCTCAGCCGCAAACATATCATGGAATCGGTCGAAAAATCGCTCCGGCGGATAGGCACCGACTATCTCGATATCTATTTCTGCCATCGCTTCGACCCGCATACCGAGGTCGAAGAAACCGTCCGCGCCATAGACGACCTGATCCGCCAGGGGAAAATTCTCTACTGGGGCACCTCCGTCTGGAGCTCGGCCCAGATCGAACGGGCCGTCGGCCTGGCCGACCGCTTCGGGGCCTATCGCCCGATTGTCGAGCAGCCCCGCTATAATGTGATTGACCGGCACATCGAAGAAGACGTTCTTGGCACCTGCGAGCATTACGGCCTGGGTCTGACGGTCTGGTCGCCACTCGCCCAGGGCCTGTTGACCGGCAAATACCGCAACGGCGCTCCCGAGGGATCCCGGGGGGCGACTTCGGAATGGCTCAAAGAGGACCTGAAGCCGGAGAATATCGAGCGCGTCAATCGCCTGGAGGCGGTCGCCCGGGACCTCGGCGTCAGCCTCAGTCAGCTCGCCCTGGCCTGGGTCCTGCGCCTCGATCAAGTTTCCTGCGCCATAACCGGCGCCACCAAAGTCGAGCACGTGCTTGACAATGTCAAAGCCTCCGAGATCGAGTTGACCGCCGAGACGATCAAGGCAATTGACCGGGCGCTCGCTCACAAAGAATGA
- a CDS encoding AAA family ATPase, which produces MARFVGMYTEDIYGAAKAWKDKCLLSNGSLLWDGEQVWTRDNLSDFKRRFVEQPDTSGENFAVKFKKQLEGGVPNLYRLAIEVLYVHFLFTDAILGPTKLEWLKKIAGWHSDLTLPTDKPLLKALNGGIANPGGAYNMGRWEEMSAITLIALNLLQQNESERVDTLSDHRQTRNFIEDVCKRGEDNYKGLEHLSSAQTPSILLHLLFPDYYERMASSSHKESILIAFSGLIEEEPEAHVDDRLYALRQMLQGLLGKDPQALDFYKSPLSEVWWTKSALPTELDPILGLKSKKQIVFYGPPGTGKTFGARELSEKLIRQGILGKWGAAKYFQNYEEVKQLCAERYKKVQFHPAFGYEDFIRGMQLTDGGKTEYRNGVLLDILEKLLSETNDEQDLPFVLILDEMNRADLSRVLGECFSLIEDRGQSLILAGSDSKPVTLPKNLFIIGTMNLIDQSLEQVDFALRRRFIWFLKDYSSDEFISICEYRWRKIIEAKQVLPRWSFDFLAPEFHMLAERATMINSMIREYHDLGDQYEIGHTYFADIVDLLKLKIAHRKQKGKMLFTMKGEWHVPVQQLWTHSLKPLLNQYLSGTDPNDRDEFLKRVEDVLRTGTDK; this is translated from the coding sequence ATGGCACGGTTTGTTGGTATGTACACAGAAGACATCTACGGTGCCGCCAAAGCGTGGAAAGATAAATGCCTTCTAAGTAACGGTTCTCTTCTCTGGGATGGCGAGCAAGTTTGGACAAGAGATAATCTAAGTGATTTCAAAAGGAGGTTTGTTGAGCAACCGGACACATCAGGAGAGAACTTCGCTGTTAAGTTCAAGAAGCAATTGGAAGGTGGCGTCCCCAATCTCTACAGGTTGGCAATAGAGGTTCTCTATGTTCATTTTCTTTTCACCGATGCCATTCTTGGTCCCACCAAACTGGAGTGGCTGAAGAAAATCGCCGGATGGCATTCTGATCTTACCCTGCCAACAGATAAACCGCTGCTGAAGGCACTGAACGGTGGAATCGCAAATCCAGGTGGCGCCTACAACATGGGGCGTTGGGAAGAGATGTCGGCTATCACACTAATAGCCCTCAATCTTCTGCAGCAGAATGAGTCCGAGCGCGTTGATACTCTGTCTGACCACAGGCAAACGAGAAACTTCATCGAGGATGTGTGTAAACGAGGTGAAGACAACTATAAGGGATTAGAGCATCTCTCAAGTGCGCAAACGCCATCAATTCTACTTCACCTGCTGTTTCCTGACTACTACGAGCGAATGGCAAGTTCAAGCCATAAAGAATCTATCCTGATCGCGTTTTCCGGACTTATTGAGGAGGAGCCAGAAGCGCATGTGGACGATAGGCTGTATGCCTTGAGGCAGATGTTACAAGGTCTATTGGGAAAGGATCCTCAAGCTCTGGATTTCTATAAATCCCCGCTATCTGAGGTCTGGTGGACAAAGTCTGCTCTGCCAACCGAGCTTGATCCTATTTTAGGACTCAAAAGCAAGAAACAGATTGTATTCTATGGTCCCCCTGGTACGGGGAAGACATTTGGAGCACGAGAACTATCTGAGAAACTGATTCGGCAGGGTATTTTAGGTAAATGGGGTGCCGCGAAGTATTTCCAAAACTACGAGGAAGTGAAGCAGCTCTGTGCTGAGAGATACAAAAAGGTTCAGTTTCATCCAGCCTTTGGATACGAGGACTTCATCCGTGGGATGCAACTAACTGATGGTGGCAAGACCGAATATCGAAACGGTGTTCTTCTAGATATCTTAGAGAAACTCTTAAGTGAGACAAATGACGAGCAGGACTTGCCATTTGTACTGATCCTGGATGAAATGAATAGAGCGGATCTGAGCCGAGTATTGGGTGAGTGCTTTTCTCTCATTGAGGACCGTGGCCAATCCCTGATCCTAGCTGGATCTGACAGCAAACCGGTCACTCTTCCGAAAAACCTCTTTATCATTGGCACCATGAACCTGATCGATCAGTCGCTGGAGCAAGTTGATTTCGCCCTGCGACGCAGGTTCATCTGGTTTCTTAAGGACTACTCATCCGATGAGTTTATTAGCATCTGCGAGTATCGGTGGAGGAAGATTATTGAAGCCAAACAGGTTTTGCCGAGGTGGTCCTTCGATTTTCTCGCCCCGGAGTTTCACATGCTGGCCGAGCGCGCCACCATGATCAACAGCATGATTAGGGAATATCATGACTTGGGAGATCAGTATGAGATAGGGCACACGTATTTCGCTGACATTGTAGACCTGTTGAAATTGAAAATTGCACACAGGAAACAGAAAGGGAAGATGCTTTTCACTATGAAGGGCGAATGGCATGTGCCGGTTCAGCAACTCTGGACACACTCCTTGAAGCCGCTGTTGAACCAGTATCTCTCAGGAACAGATCCGAACGACCGGGATGAATTTCTTAAGAGAGTTGAAGATGTTTTAAGAACAGGCACAGATAAATGA
- the ubiE gene encoding bifunctional demethylmenaquinone methyltransferase/2-methoxy-6-polyprenyl-1,4-benzoquinol methylase UbiE produces MKEERGHIADEGQTGTSAAHGIPPEGWGTEGAPNEPSRREVWRMFDRIAHRYDLLNRLLSFGRDVAWRRKLSDMVPAQKPLHLLDVACGTCDLLLTLTRRNQNITRGTGLDMAGEMLKLGQVKIGAEGLTRMLNLVHGDAQNMPFVDDCFDLVTIAFGVRNFADLRKGLSEMARVLRPGGQVMILEFSLPRNRFIRWSYLLYFRHILPWLGGVISGDRAAYQYLNRTVETFPYGEEFCKLLTEVGFVQPKARPLTFGVATIYTATATIKGGKE; encoded by the coding sequence TTGAAAGAAGAACGCGGACATATAGCAGACGAGGGGCAGACGGGGACGTCTGCCGCCCACGGAATCCCACCCGAGGGGTGGGGCACCGAGGGGGCGCCGAACGAGCCGTCGCGGCGTGAGGTCTGGCGCATGTTCGACCGGATCGCGCATCGCTATGACCTGCTCAACCGGCTGCTGTCCTTCGGGCGTGACGTTGCCTGGCGGCGCAAGCTCTCCGACATGGTTCCCGCGCAAAAGCCGCTTCATCTGCTTGATGTCGCCTGCGGGACGTGCGATCTCCTCCTAACCCTGACCCGCCGCAATCAGAACATCACGCGCGGAACCGGTCTCGATATGGCCGGAGAAATGCTCAAACTCGGCCAGGTCAAAATCGGGGCGGAAGGCCTGACGCGGATGCTCAACCTCGTCCACGGCGACGCCCAGAACATGCCGTTCGTAGACGACTGTTTCGACCTCGTCACGATCGCTTTCGGCGTCCGTAATTTCGCCGATCTTCGCAAAGGTCTCAGTGAAATGGCGCGAGTTCTTCGACCGGGCGGGCAGGTGATGATCCTCGAATTTTCGCTGCCGCGTAATCGTTTCATTCGCTGGAGCTATCTTTTGTACTTCAGACATATTCTCCCCTGGCTCGGCGGCGTCATTTCCGGCGACCGGGCCGCCTATCAATATCTCAATCGCACCGTCGAGACTTTTCCTTACGGCGAGGAGTTTTGCAAGCTGTTGACCGAGGTCGGTTTCGTGCAACCGAAAGCTCGCCCGCTCACGTTCGGGGTGGCCACGATCTACACCGCTACGGCGACGATCAAGGGAGGCAAGGAGTAA
- a CDS encoding isochorismate synthase, whose product MARVKTHRGLIEQDCLERIRQAITKTVNQTSASVIRISTDLPLLDPLSVMNQAAVGEALYWSRRGEQRETVGLGILHEIQGTGPVEASKLFDQMTTLLKDADPTIRFYGGFNFLVGVPAMRPSLWQGLPQYRFVLPRFEIVRTVEGCRLHVNLIREESSAERERTLEQLALLRWPDEMNTDDLPSLQERIDRPDYEQWRAMIEKVLHEIKVNKVQKVVLAREAEMRFNGPLAMNVLLGRLRAISKDCFGFGLQFRSGEAWIGATPERIFYRNGRSLQVEAVAGTRPRGSDSRQDEQFASSLLVDGKERREHELVADHIRTVLRRFCGSVVNDNPSGGPGPVVIKQARVQHLSSRFSGELNEGVSDGELLCALHPTPAVGGTPRDEAVAMIQALEPFDRGWYAGPIGTVGSRAAEFAVAIRSGLLCGSRLRLYSGAGIVEGSVPESEWDEIENKLSSFKSALGEL is encoded by the coding sequence ATGGCCCGGGTCAAAACGCACCGTGGTTTGATCGAACAAGACTGTCTCGAACGCATCCGACAGGCGATAACGAAAACCGTCAACCAAACCAGTGCGTCGGTGATTCGAATATCGACCGATCTGCCGTTGCTGGATCCGCTGAGTGTCATGAATCAAGCGGCGGTCGGTGAGGCGCTGTACTGGTCGCGGCGCGGGGAACAACGTGAGACGGTCGGACTGGGGATTCTTCACGAAATCCAGGGGACCGGGCCGGTCGAGGCGAGTAAGCTGTTCGATCAAATGACGACGCTTCTGAAAGATGCCGACCCGACAATTCGCTTCTACGGCGGATTCAACTTCCTGGTCGGCGTTCCGGCGATGCGCCCGAGTCTGTGGCAGGGATTGCCGCAGTATCGTTTTGTCCTCCCAAGATTTGAGATCGTACGCACAGTCGAAGGATGCCGCCTGCATGTTAATCTGATACGGGAAGAGAGTTCGGCCGAGCGTGAACGAACACTCGAACAACTGGCTCTGTTGCGTTGGCCCGATGAGATGAATACCGATGATCTGCCGTCGTTACAAGAACGGATCGACCGTCCCGATTACGAGCAATGGCGGGCGATGATCGAAAAGGTCCTGCACGAGATCAAGGTGAATAAAGTGCAGAAGGTAGTCCTCGCACGTGAAGCGGAAATGCGTTTTAACGGTCCGCTCGCGATGAACGTCCTGCTGGGGCGACTGCGAGCGATTTCCAAGGACTGTTTCGGATTCGGATTGCAGTTCCGCAGCGGTGAGGCCTGGATCGGAGCCACACCGGAGAGAATTTTCTACCGTAACGGTCGCTCACTTCAGGTTGAGGCGGTGGCGGGGACGCGGCCGCGCGGTAGCGACAGTCGTCAGGATGAGCAGTTCGCGAGCAGTTTGCTGGTCGACGGCAAAGAACGCCGCGAGCACGAGTTAGTAGCGGATCATATCCGAACCGTCCTGAGACGGTTTTGCGGCTCGGTGGTGAACGATAATCCCTCGGGCGGCCCCGGGCCGGTAGTTATCAAGCAGGCGCGAGTGCAACATCTCAGTTCCCGTTTTTCCGGGGAGTTGAACGAGGGAGTAAGCGACGGCGAGTTGCTGTGCGCGTTGCATCCGACTCCGGCGGTCGGGGGGACACCGCGGGATGAGGCGGTGGCGATGATTCAGGCACTGGAGCCGTTCGATCGCGGCTGGTATGCCGGTCCGATCGGTACGGTGGGATCGCGTGCGGCCGAATTTGCGGTGGCGATTCGCTCCGGTTTGTTATGCGGATCGCGCCTGCGGCTCTACAGCGGCGCGGGGATCGTTGAGGGCTCTGTCCCCGAGTCAGAATGGGACGAGATCGAAAACAAGTTAAGCAGTTTCAAATCAGCTTTAGGCGAATTATGA
- the menD gene encoding 2-succinyl-5-enolpyruvyl-6-hydroxy-3-cyclohexene-1-carboxylic-acid synthase, whose product MNEDVARLNRCRAERIIAELRRMGVLCFVVSPGSRSTPLAMAVARANVSNVVHFDERGAAFFALGHARATGRPAALICTSGTAAANYYPAVIEAAMDNVPMILLTADRPPELVGTGANQTIDQTGLYGKYVMHEVDLPCPEDDSDDAQLPDRIVEAVAKAVAFDGGPVHINCRFRKPLYPEPGDSPVESVLVNSAQNQPQCDEIKTDCDAEELDSRKSKAPDIPETRDAIAELVEKIKTSREGLIVAGRLESEDESVEVVHLAMQAGWLIFPDISSGLRLGRAARMPFIGTYYDLHLSTGKMPVPEELTVLYLGGRYVSTALTSFLKRVKKLEMIHLHRRPEKTDPDGLVTKHIHTSVLDACVKLRDSMSRRKLSSWAESVFAQSRKIRGAFERTDPSTLPFGEALAINVITQMQAPEAVLFVGNSMPVRDMNTFGAPTQVSPLVAVNRGVSGIDGNLATAAGFATGHDRPVWAVVGDLTLLHDINSLALYRNLPQPSIVIVLNNGGGGIFDLLPIARHQDVIDRYFAAAHEMDFSGAATQFGLAYHSVTTAEQLVTTLSAAMKEKGPSLVEVKLDRKLSHKRREELIARVSEWLDMDWPE is encoded by the coding sequence ATGAACGAGGACGTTGCCCGGTTAAACCGCTGCCGCGCGGAACGGATAATCGCGGAGCTGCGCCGTATGGGCGTGCTCTGCTTCGTGGTTTCTCCGGGATCGCGCTCGACGCCGCTGGCGATGGCGGTAGCGCGGGCCAATGTTTCCAACGTAGTCCATTTCGATGAGCGCGGCGCGGCGTTTTTTGCTCTTGGCCATGCGCGCGCTACGGGACGACCGGCAGCGCTGATCTGTACTTCCGGCACAGCCGCAGCCAACTATTACCCGGCGGTGATCGAGGCGGCGATGGATAACGTCCCGATGATCCTGCTCACGGCCGACCGGCCGCCTGAGTTAGTGGGGACGGGGGCCAATCAGACGATTGACCAGACAGGGCTGTACGGGAAATATGTCATGCATGAAGTCGATTTGCCCTGCCCCGAGGATGATTCCGACGATGCGCAATTACCGGATAGAATAGTCGAGGCGGTGGCGAAGGCGGTCGCGTTCGACGGCGGACCGGTGCATATCAACTGCCGCTTCCGCAAACCGCTGTATCCCGAGCCGGGTGATTCGCCGGTTGAGTCTGTCCTGGTGAATTCAGCACAGAACCAACCGCAATGCGATGAAATAAAAACAGATTGTGATGCCGAGGAACTTGACTCTCGAAAGAGCAAAGCGCCGGATATACCTGAAACTCGGGATGCTATCGCCGAGTTGGTCGAGAAAATCAAGACCTCCCGGGAAGGTCTGATTGTGGCGGGCCGCCTGGAGAGCGAAGATGAGAGCGTGGAGGTGGTCCATCTGGCGATGCAAGCAGGATGGCTGATTTTCCCTGACATTTCCTCGGGCCTGAGGCTTGGCAGAGCAGCTCGTATGCCTTTTATTGGGACTTATTACGACCTCCATCTGAGCACCGGAAAGATGCCTGTGCCGGAGGAACTCACGGTGCTTTATTTAGGCGGACGCTATGTTTCAACCGCGTTGACCTCCTTTCTTAAGCGCGTCAAGAAGCTGGAAATGATCCACTTGCATCGCCGACCCGAGAAGACTGATCCGGACGGACTGGTGACGAAACACATTCATACGTCAGTCCTGGATGCTTGTGTGAAGCTAAGGGATTCGATGTCGAGACGGAAGTTGAGTTCGTGGGCCGAGTCTGTGTTCGCACAGAGCCGGAAGATTCGCGGGGCTTTCGAACGCACGGATCCGAGCACTCTGCCGTTTGGCGAGGCGTTGGCAATAAATGTGATAACGCAGATGCAGGCGCCGGAGGCGGTATTGTTTGTCGGTAACAGCATGCCGGTGCGAGATATGAATACCTTTGGCGCACCGACGCAGGTGTCTCCTTTGGTGGCGGTCAATCGCGGGGTGAGCGGCATCGACGGCAACCTGGCCACGGCGGCGGGATTTGCGACTGGGCACGACCGGCCGGTATGGGCGGTAGTCGGGGATTTGACCCTGCTGCACGATATAAATTCGCTGGCGTTGTATCGTAATCTGCCACAGCCTTCGATCGTGATCGTGCTGAACAACGGCGGCGGCGGGATTTTTGACCTGCTGCCGATCGCTCGCCATCAAGATGTGATCGACCGGTATTTTGCCGCTGCGCACGAGATGGATTTCTCCGGCGCGGCGACGCAGTTCGGACTGGCATATCATTCCGTGACGACGGCTGAGCAGTTGGTGACGACTCTAAGCGCGGCCATGAAGGAGAAGGGACCCTCGCTGGTGGAGGTGAAACTTGACCGCAAGCTGAGTCATAAGCGGCGTGAAGAGTTGATCGCTCGGGTGAGTGAGTGGCTTGATATGGATTGGCCGGAGTGA
- the menH gene encoding 2-succinyl-6-hydroxy-2,4-cyclohexadiene-1-carboxylate synthase: protein MDCIHYQDSGSENSCPVICLHGFLGRGDDFDFADSLTEHLRLIKIDLPGHGQSQCEEDELYRMERTALMIVSLIAQLGLHKPHVIGYSMGGRLALYLAVHYADKFGRFVLESTSPGLKTEEERAARVEHDETLAKHLESEPLEKFLDDWFAQPLFDGTTADADKQALLKQKRLENDPTGLARSLRNMGTGRQPSLWENLPRIEADLLLIAGAQDYKFLKINREMAARCPRASLRVVKGAGHNVHWEYPEDYLALVRDFLISRQG from the coding sequence ATGGATTGTATTCATTATCAGGACAGCGGCAGCGAAAATTCCTGTCCGGTGATCTGTCTGCACGGTTTCCTGGGACGAGGGGATGATTTCGATTTTGCCGATTCGCTGACGGAACATTTGCGGTTGATCAAAATCGACCTGCCGGGGCACGGACAATCTCAGTGCGAAGAAGACGAGTTGTATCGCATGGAGCGAACGGCGCTGATGATTGTTTCGCTCATCGCGCAGTTGGGTCTGCACAAGCCGCATGTAATCGGTTATTCGATGGGGGGAAGGCTCGCGTTGTACCTGGCGGTGCATTACGCCGATAAGTTCGGGCGATTCGTGCTGGAGTCGACCTCACCCGGTCTGAAAACTGAAGAAGAACGTGCGGCCCGAGTCGAACATGATGAAACACTGGCGAAGCATCTGGAGTCGGAACCGCTGGAGAAGTTCCTCGATGACTGGTTCGCGCAGCCGCTGTTCGACGGTACGACCGCCGATGCCGATAAGCAGGCACTGCTCAAGCAGAAGCGCCTGGAGAACGATCCAACCGGATTAGCGCGTTCGTTGCGTAATATGGGGACCGGGCGGCAGCCATCACTATGGGAGAATCTGCCGCGAATCGAGGCAGACTTGCTCTTGATTGCCGGGGCGCAGGACTATAAATTTCTGAAGATCAACCGGGAGATGGCCGCCCGTTGTCCGCGTGCTTCGTTGCGTGTGGTGAAAGGGGCGGGACATAACGTTCATTGGGAATATCCTGAGGATTACCTGGCGCTGGTCCGGGATTTCCTCATTAGCCGACAGGGGTGA
- the menB gene encoding 1,4-dihydroxy-2-naphthoyl-CoA synthase, with protein MTAVAWKEAGEFSDIKYHKAEGIAKITINRPERRNAFRPKTVFEMSQALADAREDQQIGVVILTGEGEKAFCSGGDQKIRGDSGYKDDSGVHRLNVLDFQRQMRTCPKPIIAMVAGYAIGGGHVLHLMCDLTIAADNAIFGQTGPKVGSFDGGYGASYMARIVGQKKAREIWFLCRQYDAHQALDMGLVNTVVPYERLEEETVQWCREILANSPIAIRCLKAALNADCDGQAGLQELAGNATMLFYMTEEGQEGRNAFVEKRKPDFSKFSRQP; from the coding sequence ATGACTGCCGTGGCATGGAAAGAAGCCGGAGAGTTCTCCGACATCAAATATCACAAGGCGGAGGGAATCGCCAAGATCACGATCAACCGTCCCGAGCGGCGCAACGCCTTTCGACCGAAAACAGTGTTCGAAATGTCGCAAGCGCTGGCCGATGCCCGCGAGGACCAGCAGATCGGGGTGGTGATTCTCACCGGTGAAGGCGAAAAGGCGTTTTGCTCGGGCGGCGACCAGAAGATCCGCGGTGACTCCGGTTACAAGGACGACAGCGGCGTGCATCGTCTCAACGTGCTGGATTTCCAGCGACAGATGCGTACCTGCCCGAAGCCGATAATCGCGATGGTGGCGGGGTATGCAATCGGAGGTGGTCATGTCCTGCACCTGATGTGCGATCTGACCATTGCGGCCGACAATGCGATTTTCGGTCAGACCGGGCCGAAGGTCGGTTCGTTTGACGGTGGCTACGGCGCCAGTTATATGGCGCGGATCGTGGGGCAGAAGAAAGCTCGGGAGATATGGTTCCTCTGTCGCCAGTACGATGCCCACCAGGCACTCGATATGGGATTGGTCAACACGGTGGTGCCTTATGAGCGGCTGGAAGAAGAGACGGTGCAATGGTGTCGTGAGATTCTGGCTAATTCACCGATAGCGATTCGTTGTCTCAAGGCCGCCTTGAACGCCGATTGCGACGGCCAGGCCGGACTTCAGGAGTTGGCCGGAAATGCCACGATGTTGTTTTATATGACCGAGGAAGGCCAGGAGGGGCGGAACGCTTTCGTGGAGAAACGGAAGCCTGATTTCTCAAAATTTTCCCGACAGCCCTGA
- a CDS encoding 1,4-dihydroxy-2-naphthoate polyprenyltransferase, which translates to MKNKDVTYSPARIWLLASRPKTLPAAAAPVVIGVVLAIEAGVFALWPALAALFGALAIQVGTNFANDYYDFKSGADEGERLGPMRLTQARLVTPRAMLTATVITFALATAAGVYLVYVAGWPIVIIGLLSILFGVMYTGGPYPLGYHGLADIFVLIFFGPVAVGGTFFVQALTINPNVIIAGLAPGLFSIAILTVNNLRDLDNDRAAGKRTLAVRFGRTFARSEYLLCLVIGSLMPVWLWLRTGEHIWAILTALVPLIGVGAIKAVYSKQGRVLNEVLATTGKLLLLYAVLFSVGWLV; encoded by the coding sequence ATGAAGAACAAGGATGTTACATACTCACCGGCGCGGATCTGGCTCCTGGCCAGTCGCCCGAAAACATTGCCGGCGGCCGCTGCTCCGGTGGTGATTGGGGTGGTGCTGGCGATTGAGGCCGGGGTGTTTGCGCTGTGGCCGGCGCTGGCGGCATTGTTCGGAGCGCTGGCGATTCAGGTCGGGACAAATTTCGCCAACGATTATTACGATTTTAAATCAGGAGCGGACGAAGGGGAGAGACTCGGCCCGATGCGACTGACTCAGGCGAGATTGGTTACCCCGCGAGCTATGCTTACGGCGACGGTGATTACCTTCGCTTTGGCCACGGCGGCGGGTGTTTATCTGGTTTATGTCGCGGGATGGCCGATTGTGATTATCGGTTTGCTCTCGATTCTATTTGGGGTGATGTACACAGGGGGGCCGTATCCGCTTGGTTATCATGGTTTAGCCGACATCTTTGTCCTGATTTTCTTCGGGCCGGTGGCAGTCGGTGGAACTTTTTTCGTGCAGGCGCTCACGATCAATCCCAATGTGATCATTGCCGGACTCGCTCCCGGTTTGTTCTCAATAGCGATTCTGACGGTCAACAACCTGCGCGATCTGGACAACGACCGCGCGGCAGGAAAACGAACTCTGGCCGTACGTTTCGGGCGAACCTTTGCGCGTTCGGAATATCTGCTCTGTCTGGTGATAGGCAGCTTGATGCCGGTCTGGTTATGGCTGCGAACGGGCGAGCATATCTGGGCCATACTGACAGCGCTCGTACCATTGATTGGCGTTGGAGCGATAAAGGCTGTATATTCCAAACAGGGACGGGTATTGAATGAAGTCCTGGCAACAACCGGCAAACTGCTGTTGCTGTATGCCGTACTTTTCTCGGTGGGGTGGTTAGTATGA